One Rattus norvegicus strain BN/NHsdMcwi chromosome 20, GRCr8, whole genome shotgun sequence DNA segment encodes these proteins:
- the Vgll2 gene encoding transcription cofactor vestigial-like protein 2, with amino-acid sequence MSCLDVMYQVYGPPQPYFTAAYTPYHQKLAYYSKMQEAQECSASPCSSASGSSTFSNQTPASVKEEEGSPEKERPPEAEYINSRCVLFTYFQGDISSVVDEHFSRALSQPSSYTPSCSSSKTHRSSGPWRAEGTFPMNQRSFPASFWNSAYQAPVPAPLGSPLAAAHSELPFATDPYTPAALHGHLHQGAADWHHAHPHHAHPHHPYALGGALGAQASAYPRPAVHEVYAPHFDPRYGPLIMPAASGRPGRLAPASAPAPGSPPCELAAKGEPAGGAWAAPGGPFVSPAGDVAQSLGLSVDSGKRRRECSLPSAPPALYPTLG; translated from the exons ATGAGCTGTCTGGATGTTATGTACCAGGTCTACGGTCCCCCGCAGCCTTATTTCACAGCCGCCTACACTCCCTACCACCAG AAACTAGCCTACTACTCGAAAATGCAGGAAGCCCAAGAGTGCAGCGCTAGCCCCTGCAGCAGTGCCAGCGGGAGCTCCACCTTCTCCAACCAAACCCCAGCCAGTGTCAAAGAAGAGGAGGGCAGCCCAGAGAAAGAGCGCCCACCGGAAGCCGAGTATATCAACTCCAGATGTGTCCTCTTCACCTACTTCCAGGGGGACATCAGCTCTGTGGTGGACGAACATTTTAGTAGGGCCCTTAGCCAACCTAGCAGCTACACCCCAAGCTGTTCCAGCAGCAAAACACACAGAAGTTCTGGACCCTGGAGAG CAGAAGGCACCTTCCCGATGAACCAGCGCAGCTTCCCCGCCTCCTTCTGGAACAGCGCTTACCAGGCGCCCGTGCCCGCGCCCCTGGGCAGTCCTCTGGCCGCCGCGCACTCGGAGCTGCCCTTTGCCACCGACCCCTACACTCCCGCCGCTCTGCACGGCCACCTGCACCAGGGCGCGGCCGACTGGCACCACGCGCACCCGCACCACGCGCACCCGCATCATCCCTACGCGCTGGGCGGCGCCCTAGGAGCGCAAGCCTCTGCCTACCCGCGGCCAGCAGTGCACGAGGTCTACGCGCCCCACTTCGACCCGCGCTATGGGCCGCTGATAATGCCCGCAGCCTCTGGCCGCCCCGGGCGCCTGGCCCCTGCTTCAGCGCCCGCTCCCGGCAGCCCTCCCTGTGAGCTAGCCGCCAAGGGCGAGCCGGCGGGCGGCGCGTGGGCTGCGCCGGGGGGACCCTTCGTGAGCCCCGCGGGGGACGTGGCCCAGAGCCTGGGTCTCAGCGTGGACTCAGGTAAGCGGAGGAGGGAGTGCAGTCTCCCCTCTGCCCCTCCGGCACTGTACCCGACTCTGGGCTAA
- the Vgll2 gene encoding transcription cofactor vestigial-like protein 2 isoform X1, whose product MSCLDVMYQVYGPPQPYFTAAYTPYHQKLAYYSKMQEAQECSASPCSSASGSSTFSNQTPASVKEEEGSPEKERPPEAEYINSRCVLFTYFQGDISSVVDEHFSRALSQPSSYTPSCSSSKTHRSSGPWREGTFPMNQRSFPASFWNSAYQAPVPAPLGSPLAAAHSELPFATDPYTPAALHGHLHQGAADWHHAHPHHAHPHHPYALGGALGAQASAYPRPAVHEVYAPHFDPRYGPLIMPAASGRPGRLAPASAPAPGSPPCELAAKGEPAGGAWAAPGGPFVSPAGDVAQSLGLSVDSGKRRRECSLPSAPPALYPTLG is encoded by the exons ATGAGCTGTCTGGATGTTATGTACCAGGTCTACGGTCCCCCGCAGCCTTATTTCACAGCCGCCTACACTCCCTACCACCAG AAACTAGCCTACTACTCGAAAATGCAGGAAGCCCAAGAGTGCAGCGCTAGCCCCTGCAGCAGTGCCAGCGGGAGCTCCACCTTCTCCAACCAAACCCCAGCCAGTGTCAAAGAAGAGGAGGGCAGCCCAGAGAAAGAGCGCCCACCGGAAGCCGAGTATATCAACTCCAGATGTGTCCTCTTCACCTACTTCCAGGGGGACATCAGCTCTGTGGTGGACGAACATTTTAGTAGGGCCCTTAGCCAACCTAGCAGCTACACCCCAAGCTGTTCCAGCAGCAAAACACACAGAAGTTCTGGACCCTGGAGAG AAGGCACCTTCCCGATGAACCAGCGCAGCTTCCCCGCCTCCTTCTGGAACAGCGCTTACCAGGCGCCCGTGCCCGCGCCCCTGGGCAGTCCTCTGGCCGCCGCGCACTCGGAGCTGCCCTTTGCCACCGACCCCTACACTCCCGCCGCTCTGCACGGCCACCTGCACCAGGGCGCGGCCGACTGGCACCACGCGCACCCGCACCACGCGCACCCGCATCATCCCTACGCGCTGGGCGGCGCCCTAGGAGCGCAAGCCTCTGCCTACCCGCGGCCAGCAGTGCACGAGGTCTACGCGCCCCACTTCGACCCGCGCTATGGGCCGCTGATAATGCCCGCAGCCTCTGGCCGCCCCGGGCGCCTGGCCCCTGCTTCAGCGCCCGCTCCCGGCAGCCCTCCCTGTGAGCTAGCCGCCAAGGGCGAGCCGGCGGGCGGCGCGTGGGCTGCGCCGGGGGGACCCTTCGTGAGCCCCGCGGGGGACGTGGCCCAGAGCCTGGGTCTCAGCGTGGACTCAGGTAAGCGGAGGAGGGAGTGCAGTCTCCCCTCTGCCCCTCCGGCACTGTACCCGACTCTGGGCTAA
- the Vgll2 gene encoding transcription cofactor vestigial-like protein 2 isoform X2 has product MQEAQECSASPCSSASGSSTFSNQTPASVKEEEGSPEKERPPEAEYINSRCVLFTYFQGDISSVVDEHFSRALSQPSSYTPSCSSSKTHRSSGPWRAEGTFPMNQRSFPASFWNSAYQAPVPAPLGSPLAAAHSELPFATDPYTPAALHGHLHQGAADWHHAHPHHAHPHHPYALGGALGAQASAYPRPAVHEVYAPHFDPRYGPLIMPAASGRPGRLAPASAPAPGSPPCELAAKGEPAGGAWAAPGGPFVSPAGDVAQSLGLSVDSGKRRRECSLPSAPPALYPTLG; this is encoded by the exons ATGCAGGAAGCCCAAGAGTGCAGCGCTAGCCCCTGCAGCAGTGCCAGCGGGAGCTCCACCTTCTCCAACCAAACCCCAGCCAGTGTCAAAGAAGAGGAGGGCAGCCCAGAGAAAGAGCGCCCACCGGAAGCCGAGTATATCAACTCCAGATGTGTCCTCTTCACCTACTTCCAGGGGGACATCAGCTCTGTGGTGGACGAACATTTTAGTAGGGCCCTTAGCCAACCTAGCAGCTACACCCCAAGCTGTTCCAGCAGCAAAACACACAGAAGTTCTGGACCCTGGAGAG CAGAAGGCACCTTCCCGATGAACCAGCGCAGCTTCCCCGCCTCCTTCTGGAACAGCGCTTACCAGGCGCCCGTGCCCGCGCCCCTGGGCAGTCCTCTGGCCGCCGCGCACTCGGAGCTGCCCTTTGCCACCGACCCCTACACTCCCGCCGCTCTGCACGGCCACCTGCACCAGGGCGCGGCCGACTGGCACCACGCGCACCCGCACCACGCGCACCCGCATCATCCCTACGCGCTGGGCGGCGCCCTAGGAGCGCAAGCCTCTGCCTACCCGCGGCCAGCAGTGCACGAGGTCTACGCGCCCCACTTCGACCCGCGCTATGGGCCGCTGATAATGCCCGCAGCCTCTGGCCGCCCCGGGCGCCTGGCCCCTGCTTCAGCGCCCGCTCCCGGCAGCCCTCCCTGTGAGCTAGCCGCCAAGGGCGAGCCGGCGGGCGGCGCGTGGGCTGCGCCGGGGGGACCCTTCGTGAGCCCCGCGGGGGACGTGGCCCAGAGCCTGGGTCTCAGCGTGGACTCAGGTAAGCGGAGGAGGGAGTGCAGTCTCCCCTCTGCCCCTCCGGCACTGTACCCGACTCTGGGCTAA